The following are encoded together in the Mesoplodon densirostris isolate mMesDen1 chromosome 2, mMesDen1 primary haplotype, whole genome shotgun sequence genome:
- the UBE2T gene encoding ubiquitin-conjugating enzyme E2 T isoform X1 codes for MQRASRLKRELSLLAAEPPPGITCWQDGDRVEDLRAQILGGANTPYEKGVFKLEVNIPERYPFEPPQIRFLTPIYHPNIDSAGRICLDVLKLPPKGAWRPSLNIATLLTSVQQLMAEPNPDDPLMGDISSEFKYNKPVFLRNARQWTEKHARQKADEETPNNPPEAGDSEGHSEAQKRKARHLGGVEKKFRPDV; via the exons ATGCAGAGAGCATCCCGTCTGAAGAGAGAGCTGAGCCTGCTGGCTGCGGAGCCGCCCCCGGGCATCACGTGCTGGCAGGATGGGGACCGCGTGGAAGATCTGCGAGCTC agataCTAGGTGGAGCAAACACACCTTATGAAAAAGGTGTTTTCAAGCTGGAAGTTAACATTCCTGAGAG GTACCCGTTTGAACCTCCTCAGATCCGATTTCTGACCCCCATCTACCATCCCAACATCGATTCCGCCGGAAGGATTTGCTTAGATGTCCTCAAGCTGCCGCCCAAA GGCGCCTGGAGACCGTCCCTCAACATCGCGACCCTGCTGACTTCCGTTCAGCAGCTCATGGCCGAGCCCAACCCCGACGACCCGCTCATGGGCGACATC TCCTCAGAGTTTAAATACAACAAGCCAGTCTTCCTCAGGAATGCCAGGCAGTGGACAGAGAAGCACGCGAGACAGAAG GCTGATGAAGAGACGCCTAATAACCCCCCCGAGGCGGGTGACTCCGAAGGACACAGCGAAGCACAGAAAAGGAAAGCCAGGCACCTGGGGGGCGTAGAAAAGAAATTTCGCCCTGATGTTTAG
- the UBE2T gene encoding ubiquitin-conjugating enzyme E2 T isoform X2: MGTAWKICELVGVAPGVTGHDPVKEILGGANTPYEKGVFKLEVNIPERYPFEPPQIRFLTPIYHPNIDSAGRICLDVLKLPPKGAWRPSLNIATLLTSVQQLMAEPNPDDPLMGDISSEFKYNKPVFLRNARQWTEKHARQKADEETPNNPPEAGDSEGHSEAQKRKARHLGGVEKKFRPDV; this comes from the exons ATGGGGACCGCGTGGAAGATCTGCGAGCTCGTAGGTGTCGCACCAGGCGTGACGGGTCACGACCCTGTCAAAG agataCTAGGTGGAGCAAACACACCTTATGAAAAAGGTGTTTTCAAGCTGGAAGTTAACATTCCTGAGAG GTACCCGTTTGAACCTCCTCAGATCCGATTTCTGACCCCCATCTACCATCCCAACATCGATTCCGCCGGAAGGATTTGCTTAGATGTCCTCAAGCTGCCGCCCAAA GGCGCCTGGAGACCGTCCCTCAACATCGCGACCCTGCTGACTTCCGTTCAGCAGCTCATGGCCGAGCCCAACCCCGACGACCCGCTCATGGGCGACATC TCCTCAGAGTTTAAATACAACAAGCCAGTCTTCCTCAGGAATGCCAGGCAGTGGACAGAGAAGCACGCGAGACAGAAG GCTGATGAAGAGACGCCTAATAACCCCCCCGAGGCGGGTGACTCCGAAGGACACAGCGAAGCACAGAAAAGGAAAGCCAGGCACCTGGGGGGCGTAGAAAAGAAATTTCGCCCTGATGTTTAG